CGACAGCGAGCACAGCAACGGCTGCGTACGTCCACTGTCCCGGTTCAGCACGTGGTACAAAGGCCGCCACCATCGAATCCGCGATAAGGCTGCCAAGATTGCACTCCCCGTAACCGCAAGTGGCCTTCTGCAGCTCGACACCGGTCGCACCGATCCGACGGTTACCGATTTCATCAACCGCAACCTTCCATGGTAACAGTGCGGCCGCAATCTCCGCATCCGGTTCGATCTCGTTTGCCAGATACACCGGATTACCCTCCCAGCGTTGGATGATTCCTTGTCCATTGAAGTACAGCACAATGTCCCCGACAAGCTTGGTGTACGCTGAGGCCTGTACGATCAGTACCCGATGGCCACCGGGTTGCTGCTCAATCACCGTCGGATACTCGGCTACCGGGGTCATTGGAATCGTCGGATGATCCCCGGTATAGAGGAAGCTGTGTGAGTGTCCCCCCACAATGATGTCCACCAGCGGGCCCACATTGGCCGCGATGACACGATCCACATCCAGTCCGCAGTGCGAGATGACGACGATAATGTCCACACCCTGCGCCGTCAGCTGTTCCGCTTCGGCACGCACCGTTTCCACCTCATCCTGGAACACCAACTCGCCCGTATTGGCGATCGTATCCGTCGTACTAAGGATGACACCGATCAGCCCAATCCGCCGGCCACCACGCTCCAACACCAAACTTTTGGTGAACCGAGCAAACTCCGGCTCACCGCTGTTGTCCacattcaccagcagcaccggtgagGCGATATTTTCCAGAAACGGAACCACCCCTTCGACACCATTATCAAACTCGTGATTACCGATGGTCTAGCACGGggaaaagaggaggaagagagtgaaagggTGTCCTAACCTCCGCTTGGAACCTCAAGAGTGATGTCCTCACCATCGCATCCGCCGGCAACATGTTGAGAAACTCGGTCGTAGCATTCCAACGGTGGATGTTATACCAGAGTGTTCCCTGGAAGTTATCGCCAGCATTGAGGTAGATCGCGTTCGGACGCTCCGCTAGTAACCGCTttaccaccgtcaccgtccggGCGTACCCACCGACACACTGCTCACCACTGGCCGCCGTATCGCACGTGACGCTGGCCGCGTTCACTTCCTCGAAACGGGCATGAAAATCGTTGATGTGCACGATCGAAAGCGGAAACAATTCCTGCGCGCTGCCAATCGTAGTAACCAGTGACGCAGTAAATAGCAACAACGAAATGAGCGAAATTTTGGCCATCCTCCGTGGACGACTAGGTGTGCTCATCGGGCAACGGTAACCACTCGACTGAACGGTGGCCGAGTAGCGAGACCGTCGATGACCCTGACCGGCACCTACCTACCTTCATGCATTTACTACAGAGCTTCCTCCACGCCTTGGACAATGGCGTTTGTATCTCAGCGTCTGATGGCTGATCAGCGGGAGATAGAATTGTGTTGttttagcgagcgagcgagctgccACCCGCTGTTTTGCGTCGGTGTGGTTTGCTCGCTCGTTTTGCGAACTCGCGGCCGAACCTTACCAGCGACCACGCAGGAGATACACCTCGTGGTCGTCTCATTCGTGATCATGCTGTGAGCATGTAAGATGACTTGAGAGGTTATTAGACGTGCCGAGTGTCTTTGGAAGGTGGAATCTAATAGACAGGGCAGATAAGACAAGAGGGGCGGCTCCCGGAGTGGTATTAGGAACAGATAAGACACAGAGGGACAGGTAGGACACTTCCTTCAATAAAACACAATTGGTGGGgatgtcggttgtcggttcgCGATAAAGACGACCGATTCGTCTTCCAGCGACGGTGAAACGATAAGCCCCAGCAGACCGGACAGAGTCATGACATAAAACGTTCGATCGTTGATTGGATTTGGCACGCTCTGGCTTTATTTGCGGCGAGTTCAACGACGCCTCTCACGTAACAATCTGCATGCGGGCCTCCAGCTGGGGCGCAACGGGCGATCGCGAATGTACGTAACGTTCGAACGCCTCCGCATCACCGATCGGTGCAACGACCCGGTTTTGGCCGTACCGTGGGAAGATCTCGAacccatcgccaccatccgcCAGGTAGGACACGGTAATGACACGATACACGGCAAACGGATCGACCGGTGCGTACCGTGGTTCGGCGCACTCGTGACAAAGGGCCTCCACCGAAAGGACCCGGTAACCGATGGGATTCGTGACGTTGTAGACGACACGCAGCCCGGAAACGTGCATCAGATTTTTCGCGTTAAAGCGATCCTCATCCCAGCTCAGCTCGGCACCGTGCTCCAGCAAACCGATCAGCTGATCACCGCGCAAATCGAGACAGACGAGCTCATTCTCGAACGGCATCATCTCGATCAGATGCTTGAAGGTAATGTCTGAAAAGGAGAGAAGATGAGACTGAGAACCGGTTCCCGAACAATTAAACTCATCCCTCCTCGGCTTACCTCCCGGGGCCAACGTCTGGCGAATAcgaccaacggcaacggccgCTATCGAAGCGTACGTCCACTGTCCAGCCGGTGCCAGGGGTTCGAACGCTGCGACCATCGAATCCGCAATCACATTACCAAGTACGCACTCCCCAAAGTTACACGGTGGTTTGGCCAGTTCGACTGCCGTCGATCCGATCACACGCTCACCGATCTCATCGACCGACGCTTTCCACGGTGCAATGGCCGCCAGAATATCCGCATCGGGGACAATCTCGTTCTCCAGATAAATCGGATTTCCCTCCCAGCGCTGGATAATACCGTGGTCGTCAAAGTACAGCACAATGTCCCCGACGAGCTTGGTGTACGCGGAGGCCTGCACGATCAGCAGCCGATGGCCATCGTCCTGCGTTACTACGGCCGGATATTCGGCTGCCGGTGTCATCGGGATCGACGGATTGTCCCCGGTGTACAGGAAGCTGTGCGAATGTCCACCAACGATAATGTCCACATTCGGACCAGCATTTGCCGCCAGAATGTGATCCAGATCGAGACCA
This sequence is a window from Anopheles darlingi chromosome 3, idAnoDarlMG_H_01, whole genome shotgun sequence. Protein-coding genes within it:
- the LOC125954442 gene encoding apyrase-like is translated as MSTPSRPRRMAKISLISLLLFTASLVTTIGSAQELFPLSIVHINDFHARFEEVNAASVTCDTAASGEQCVGGYARTVTVVKRLLAERPNAIYLNAGDNFQGTLWYNIHRWNATTEFLNMLPADAMTIGNHEFDNGVEGVVPFLENIASPVLLVNVDNSGEPEFARFTKSLVLERGGRRIGLIGVILSTTDTIANTGELVFQDEVETVRAEAEQLTAQGVDIIVVISHCGLDVDRVIAANVGPLVDIIVGGHSHSFLYTGDHPTIPMTPVAEYPTVIEQQPGGHRVLIVQASAYTKLVGDIVLYFNGQGIIQRWEGNPVYLANEIEPDAEIAAALLPWKVAVDEIGNRRIGATGVELQKATCGYGECNLGSLIADSMVAAFVPRAEPGQWTYAAVAVLAVGGIRVGLFRGDLAFKNLIEVLPFENGLVCFEMRGDHLIELLEYSVEKSWDDDRFNGANMLQVSGLHVVYNVTNPIGDRVVSLDVLCHECAIPRYEPVHPFRKYRVITNSFLAGGGDGFTMFERYGQKRVLGPVDIDAFETYVRDRSPVLQGVDGRITVLT
- the LOC125954540 gene encoding apyrase-like; this encodes MKLYLNAVWCGLLLLPFCCCVVSAAPRDDPSELFPLSLIHVNDIHAHWEEIDVASVTCSTEQQQQSDVCLGGYARTVTIVKRLRQERPNPVYLNIGDNFQGTLWYNLHRWNATAYFLNLLPADAVTVGNHEFDDGIAGVVPFLEALQSPVLLVNVDNSKEPTFNKFQRSMVLEREGRRIGLIGVLLRATENMADTGALVLQDEVETVRTEADRLAAQGVDIVIVLSHCGLDLDHILAANAGPNVDIIVGGHSHSFLYTGDNPSIPMTPAAEYPAVVTQDDGHRLLIVQASAYTKLVGDIVLYFDDHGIIQRWEGNPIYLENEIVPDADILAAIAPWKASVDEIGERVIGSTAVELAKPPCNFGECVLGNVIADSMVAAFEPLAPAGQWTYASIAAVAVGRIRQTLAPGDITFKHLIEMMPFENELVCLDLRGDQLIGLLEHGAELSWDEDRFNAKNLMHVSGLRVVYNVTNPIGYRVLSVEALCHECAEPRYAPVDPFAVYRVITVSYLADGGDGFEIFPRYGQNRVVAPIGDAEAFERYVHSRSPVAPQLEARMQIVT